The Nostoc sp. NIES-3756 DNA window TTGGGTTATCATGACCAAATTCCACAATTATTGGCACATTTTGAAGAAAATGAAGAATTTTATCTAGTTCAGCAGTTGATTGTTGGTCATCCTTTAAATAGAGAACTGACTCCTGGACAAAAGTGGAGTGAGGATTACGTAATTAATCTGTTAATCAACATTCTGCAACCATTGGCTTTTGTTCATGAACATCATGTTATCCATAGAGACCTTAAACCCTCTAACTTAATTCGACGACATAGTGATGGCAAGATTGTTTTAATTGACTTTGGGGCAGTTAAACATATCAGTACTCAAATAGCTAGTGTTCCAGACAGAACTAAAATGACGGTCAGCATTGGTACGCCTGGTTATATGCCTAGCGAACAAAGTCGAGGTAATCCTAAGTTTAGTAGCGATATTTATGCTGTCGGCATAATTGGCATACAGGCTTTAACGGGATTAATGCCTGACCAGTTACCAGAAGAAGACCATGCACAGATGAGGTGGCGACACTTAGTAGATATTAGCCCTAAGTTGGCAGATATTTTAGACCGAATGGTGCGCTATGACTTTCGGCAGCGATATCAATCAGCAACACAAGTTTTACATATTGTGCAAGAGTTGACAAATTCTCATACAGCACAACCACCGTTAATCACCATTACTTACCCACCAATTAATCAACTAAGTCATCGACAAAGAACATTGTACTCTCCATCTCCTCCAGCTTTACCTCAATATTGTCAAGAAACTGCTTTGCCAAATGAAGTTTTACCTAGTGAAATATCTACAGTAATAGCACCTTACATAAAAGTAGGATGGGGTTTTTATCTCCAATGGGTGTTTATGACTTTTTTTGGTTACGTAGGAGGACTTTTAATTGGATTTAATTTTCTAGCGGTAGCTGGAGATTTCGCGGCTGTTTGTTTTTGGGGGTTAGCAATTGGTGTTAAGCAGTGGATAATATTACGCCGTAAAGTTTTTCGTCCTTCGTGGTTGTGGATATTTACAACTACCCTATCTGTAATTATTCCTTTCTTTTTAGTAGGAGGGTTAAATAACTTTCAGAACTTTGCTATTTTACATGGATTAAGCGTTGGGATTGCACAGTGGTTAGTTTTACGGCGATTAGTTTATAAAGCAGGTTGGTGGATACTAGTAAATGCTGTTGGCGGTTGGGTTGGAGGCATTATTTCTGGGGCTGTCTTAGTTTGGTTGTTGCGAAATCCCAAAATCTCTAACAAAGCTTGATTTTAACAGAAGTTACAGCCTATCGCAGGTAAATGAAATACGCCCCTCCTCGACCCTAACCTTGGCAAGACGGGTGGGGTCTTTTTGTATCTCACAAACTTGAAAATAGCGTTTTCCAATCTACTAAGGAAGTACAAATACTCTGCGCTCCTCTGTCTTGAAAAGTTTGCTCAACGGGGGTAACCGCCGCACGCAACTTTTCGCTGCGCTTTCCTCTGCAGCCCTCTGCGTTTAAAAAGAATAACTTTGCACCTCATTTACTTAAGAATTACTATAATGTTTGTCTGGTTGGTAATAGAGAAAACTAATTATCAACCACAAGATATTATAAATATGGAAACAGATTTAATGTAATTGCTATATCTGAATTTTCAATTATAGATGAATTAGATTCTACACTATATTTAATTCGATTTTTTACTCATTATAAAAACTTCACTAATTTAAAATAGCTATTATTGCTTGAGAAACTTAAATTTCAAGCCGAATAGATTTACATTTGAATATCTTTATTTTAAAGAATAAATGAAATCTTCTTTATTGGCTTTTGTAAAAACCAAATTTGCCTGAAAATATCATGAGGTTCATATTAAAAATAAAATTTTGGGAGCTAAAGTTTAATGTCTCTACAACAAGCTCATGCTTTTTATGAATTTTTAATTTCCGACGAAGCTACTTATGAACAATATTTGAAGAAATGCTGTAGTCGAGGTTTAATGGACAGTTGTCATTGGGATAAAACTAAAATTATTAATTTTGCATCTAAACTTGGTTATAAATTTGATGAAGATGAATTAGAGCAATTATGGTTTGAAGCAGAAGTTAGCACTATTGATCAAATGTCAATGGCATAGCTTTATATTACTGACGCATAAAAAGGAAAAATCAAGGGTTTTGCTCGTAGTAAGAACTTTAGCTCTCTCTGCGTTCCCTACGGGACGCTACGCGAACGCATAGCGTGTCGTAGACAGACGCTCCGCGTTCGCGTAAGCGTCTCATAGAGAACAAAAAAGGACTAAAGTCCTTACTACGAAATGAATCCTATTCTTTTTACATTACTTAACATAGTTCGGTTTTTTCAAGTCGTTTTACTTGTCCTTATTCCTCTACACCCAGTCTTAACAGACAATTTTGATGGGTAAGTCCTGTAAAATACAAGCAAGCTACACTTTCCGCCACTCTCCCATCCTCCCAGTCTTGATCAGTACTGCTAAACTAGGGTATGTCCCTAAGAACCCATTACTATGCTCAAGCGTTCTAAGTTCGAGACAACCCAAACTCAGATTATGCACCGTGCTGAGGATTTAATTAGTGCAGCTTCAAATCGCTACCGCATTACGGTTCAGGTGGCAAATCGCGCTAAACGTCGGCGTTATGAAGAATTTGAAAGTGCTGAAGATGCCATGATGAAGCCAGTACTTAGGGCAATTATTGAAATGTCTGATGAATTGACACAACCAGAAATCATTGGAGAACTATAAAATATAGTGCTGAGTGCTGAGTTAATAGCTAATCACTCTGCACTTTATCTTCAGAGTCTTTGTTTTATCAAGAATAAGCTTCTGCTTTAGTCAACCCCTCAGTTTGTCATTGTGAAGTTGAAATCAGCGTTAATCACTGCCTTTGTGGTGGCGGGTGTTTTTGTATTCAGTGCAGGTAATTTGGCAAGTATGCAGCCTGCTGTTGCCCAAAGAATTAGTCCTGGGGAAGTTTGGCAGCTAGTATATCAACAATTGCCTGATTTTCCCAAAGAAAATCAATACCTCAATAAAGAGACTGGCAAAGTTGCTGAAAACAATACTTTGGTAACTCGCCTAATTAGATATCACATATACGTCAAAGAACGCGCCCCTAGTTATCGCCTAGATTGGAAGCTAACCCTAGCTGATTACCTGAATGCAAATGAAATTATGTATGAGAATACCTATCCAGGTAATGATACATTACGGCAGAATCCCTTAGATGGCGATCGCGCTGCTATTTCTCGCCTCAGTCGCACCCAACGCAATACCTTAGTACAAGTTTTAACGAATATCTTTAACGCCAATACCTCCACACAACCAACTTCACACCCCAACCCCAAACCCAAAACCACCCCAACCCCACCCCCAACAGGAGGCGCTGATCTCCTGAAGTAACCACCTCATCATCATTGTTATGGAACGTCTCATTAAAAGCGGTGCTGGTTGGCGTATTGGCTGGAACCCCAACGCCACAGAATTTAAGGGTTTAGTTGGTACTGATGATTGGGCTATTGAATTAACCGAAGCTGAGTTGGATGATTTTTGTCGCCTCTTAGCCAAGCTAGGCAATACTATGCAGCAAATAAGCGCTGAATTAATGGATGAAGAAAAGATTGCCTGTGAAGCCGAAAGCGATTTATTATGGATGGAGGTAGAAGGTTATCCTCATGAATACAGTCTGCGCTTTATTCTGAATACAGGACGCTGTGCAGAAGGTAAATGGAATCCATCTGCTGTACCTAGTCTTGTGCAAGCCGTGGAAATGCTGAAAGTTTTCTAAGCTTACCCCTTGATTATTCTGTGAGTTTGCGCTAAGATAATAATTCTGACCGGGGCGTAGCGCAGCTTGGTAGCGCGCCACTTTGGGGTAGTGGAGGTCGTGGGTTCGAATCCCGCCGCTCCGATTAACGAAGTCTATAAACCTACTAGTCTTTAAGATTGGTAGGTTTTTTGATTAAAGTGGCTATTAAAGTTGTTCTATATAACTGAGATGTACTCTGTCACATCAGCGTAATTGAATTTGCTGACGGATGGGAATTTGAATCACAAATGTAGTTCCTTCTCCTGGTGTTGAGAAAAACTTTAGCTTGCCGTTATGTTTTTCTGTAATTATTTGATAGGTAATAGACATACCCATGCCTGTTCCTTTACCGATAGGTTTTGTTGTAAAAAATGGATCAAAGATACGCTGTTGAATAATTTCTGGTATGCCTGGGCCGTTGTCAGTAATCTCAATTTGTACCGATTGTGAATCAACTACAGATGTGGTAATGATAATGCGTCCTGGTTTATCTTGTATCTCTTTATAGGTGCGATGAGTATTTATTTCTTCTAAGGCATCGATCGCATTTGCCAAAATATTCATAAATGCTTGATTAAGTTGTCCGGCATAGCATTCAATCAAAGGTAAATTACCATATTCTCGAATCACTTTGATTTCTGGATGTTCTGGTTTAGCTTTTAGCCGATGTTGCAGAATCATAACAGTGCTATCAATACCCTCGTGAATATTTACGGCTTGAAATCCGACTTCATCCATGCGTGAGAAATTGCGTAGCGATCGCACAATTTCGCGGATACGTTGAGTGCCTACTTTCATAGAAGCAAGAGTTTTAACTACATCTTCTTGCAAAAATTCCAAATCATTTTCTTCTGCTTGCTCTTGAATTTCATCAACAGGCTCAGGGTAATGCTTTTGGTAGAGTTGTAGAAAATTCAGCAGCGTTTGAGTATAGCCTTCCATGTGTTCTAAGTTGCCATGAATAAAGCTCACAGGATTATTAATTTCATGGGCAACTCCTGCCACTAATTGTCCTAAAGTTGCCATCTTTTCTGATTGCACTAACTTAAGTTGTGAGTGTTGCAACTGTTTTAAAGCATCTGTTAATTCTGCGGTGCGCTGGCTGACTTGCTGTTCTAGTGTTTGGTGGAAGTGACGCACTTTTA harbors:
- a CDS encoding protein kinase domain-containing protein, which translates into the protein MLGRLLDGRYRIIQILGSGGFSKTYIAEDTKLYNTQCVVKQLKPQVNEPTTLQLARRLFDSEAQLLHELGYHDQIPQLLAHFEENEEFYLVQQLIVGHPLNRELTPGQKWSEDYVINLLINILQPLAFVHEHHVIHRDLKPSNLIRRHSDGKIVLIDFGAVKHISTQIASVPDRTKMTVSIGTPGYMPSEQSRGNPKFSSDIYAVGIIGIQALTGLMPDQLPEEDHAQMRWRHLVDISPKLADILDRMVRYDFRQRYQSATQVLHIVQELTNSHTAQPPLITITYPPINQLSHRQRTLYSPSPPALPQYCQETALPNEVLPSEISTVIAPYIKVGWGFYLQWVFMTFFGYVGGLLIGFNFLAVAGDFAAVCFWGLAIGVKQWIILRRKVFRPSWLWIFTTTLSVIIPFFLVGGLNNFQNFAILHGLSVGIAQWLVLRRLVYKAGWWILVNAVGGWVGGIISGAVLVWLLRNPKISNKA
- a CDS encoding Nif11 family protein, with translation MSLQQAHAFYEFLISDEATYEQYLKKCCSRGLMDSCHWDKTKIINFASKLGYKFDEDELEQLWFEAEVSTIDQMSMA
- a CDS encoding DNA-directed RNA polymerase subunit omega, encoding MLKRSKFETTQTQIMHRAEDLISAASNRYRITVQVANRAKRRRYEEFESAEDAMMKPVLRAIIEMSDELTQPEIIGEL
- a CDS encoding DUF1818 family protein; amino-acid sequence: MERLIKSGAGWRIGWNPNATEFKGLVGTDDWAIELTEAELDDFCRLLAKLGNTMQQISAELMDEEKIACEAESDLLWMEVEGYPHEYSLRFILNTGRCAEGKWNPSAVPSLVQAVEMLKVF
- a CDS encoding hybrid sensor histidine kinase/response regulator, which gives rise to MQESELILVVDDTPANLEVLSEALTDAGFEVAIATDGERAIKQAQCSLPSLILLDVMMPGIDGFETCRRLKASTITQDIPIIFMTALSETTDKVNGFNLGAVDYITKPFQEAELIVRVKTQLKVRHFHQTLEQQVSQRTAELTDALKQLQHSQLKLVQSEKMATLGQLVAGVAHEINNPVSFIHGNLEHMEGYTQTLLNFLQLYQKHYPEPVDEIQEQAEENDLEFLQEDVVKTLASMKVGTQRIREIVRSLRNFSRMDEVGFQAVNIHEGIDSTVMILQHRLKAKPEHPEIKVIREYGNLPLIECYAGQLNQAFMNILANAIDALEEINTHRTYKEIQDKPGRIIITTSVVDSQSVQIEITDNGPGIPEIIQQRIFDPFFTTKPIGKGTGMGMSITYQIITEKHNGKLKFFSTPGEGTTFVIQIPIRQQIQLR